The Cardiocondyla obscurior isolate alpha-2009 linkage group LG16, Cobs3.1, whole genome shotgun sequence genome segment atttccatccGGCCGTCAAtataagttatatttttaaaagtatgtagaaatttatttcggaataccgtttattaaaatacgtgaAAGTTATAGTTATATTCATCCGAAATATAATGACCGCGACGAGGACGCGTATTTGGTATCTTGCCGATCGATAATTAGTTCGCAGAGGTGAATGATTCCCGTGATTGATTTATTAGACTCTGAATTTCAAGTACTCCTGCGCACGGAGGGAAGGCGATTATCAGTGTCAGGTACAGAACAGGTCGTTCACCAGCGGTTAAGTTATCGTGACAAAACGACTCGGTCCCGAATCAAAGTCCGAAGGAAACATCGATGCCAGGCATCGATAGTCTCGGTGGCGGCGATTTCACGATTGCTCCGTGACCGAGAAGACCGCTGGCGTGTCTACGAAGGGAACGATACGCGGAAACAATGTACGGCGAATTTACGTGGACCCGCGCAGAGCTCTAGAAACGCAagcgatttattaaaaagtaatccAAGTCGCGCgccaagaaattaattagctaGAACAGATTTTCGTCAAGCCTTCCCGCGGGTAGATAAATAGCTTAATTCCTTATCGCGCCCGAGTGCGAAATTAACGCGTGATTTCGGCCGCCAATAGTCAATTGCCGGTCGAATCGTTCGCGTCATCGCGACGtcatttcaataattttccAGTGACGCGCTCGCCGATCGGGCGCGAGTCATCCGAGAGAGAAGCGAGATCTTCCCGCGTTGCGTAATAGCCGCGGGCTTCATTAAGCTCCGCGAATATCGTGAATGCGCTCGTGATTGAGATTGATTAGGCGCAGTGAATTGCAGACCGTTCGAAATCCTGCCTGACCAAATGACCCCGAGAATTCGATAAGGACCGGGGCGAAACGCGGCGCGGTGCAAAGTCATCGATCGGCACAATTCGCGAATTGTGATGCAAGCGGCCGCGATTACGGGACCGgccgtcgtttttttttttcatcgcgcggcacgtacgccgtTCATTGCGAAGTGCGGCCCGCAGTCAAAATCCGTTCGCGTCAGCGGTGCAGTATTTTCAATCGCGATAAATTGCTCGCGACGACGccagttatttatttatcgccggCGCGTGCTTTATCGCCGTCCGATTTCTCACTTTCGCCGCCAATTTCGGCCACCGAGCGACGCAtatttaggtaaatataatgAGTCTAATTGAGATAAttcaattatcaattattacttCAGTTAACGAatattttgttgcattttaAGAACTCGTTTTGAGATAACACAATATTTTGTGCGCAGAAAGAAATAGGCATGTAAATTGATACCTTTTTGGATCCTCcgttcttaaatatttaacttgcattaagattaattaataatttttaataattacgggAAATACTTTAGCTCTGTATTGAAGTTTTATGTAGTAATGTAACcatcattatttaattttacaaaaacataaaatacgATAAAGTATCGCTATGTAGCACTTGCTAGATgttatctattaaaaaatagagcCTTCATGGAACTATCTATATTTATCGTTGCGCAACAGCGACGCTtgaattatctttattttataaaaatatttgtttattacTATTGCGATAAAGTTCATTAAGCTCAAACTATCTGCGCACGTTTTATCGTCAGTTTTGCACGCGGTTGTCTGcctgaataaaataatttttaatttaaagtaataaaaaaaaaaaaagaaaagaaaacggccAGATTCGGTTAACAATGTCGCTCTATTTGCGTGCAATTGCGAAGTCACCGGGTTCTGGGAAACCTGCAGGCCGTTTCTGGACAGAGGGAGAGATGGAAAAGATGAGTCTCGAGGAACAGAAGACCGCTGCTGTCCCTTCCCACCGAGTTCCACGTACCTATTCACCATGTTCCCGAAGAAAGCGACGCGGCGTCCGGGACGCGTCTTCGCAACGACGATTGGACTCGCTCGGGCCGCTTTGGAGCACGCCGCTCTCCCACTATAGGGTAGCCAGTGCAAGACCCCTGCGGGGGGCCCGCGTTCCCCACTCGAGGTCTCTAGGGCAAAGGTACGCTGGCACCGGCCAACGAGGCCCGATCGCGGGTCCGCCCTCGCAGCCCTCAGCGCAAGTGCCCATCACCCTGCGAGTGTACGCTGTCCGGCATTCTATCCCCACTTAGATACGACCCCACCGCCTACAGTACTCCACTCCCTGGTCATTCGGGCACCCCTCCATTTTGCAAGGGACTGCTGGGGGACAGCAGCCTGATGAGTCACTATATAACAGCAAGGACAAGAAGGTGTATGCTAGTACATACTCAATCCTTCCGTGGCTCGCACAGTTCACGAAGTGGCGAGCGGCGGCGAATTCGGCTGCGGCGGTGaccgactttttttttctctctctcttctctttttttttcctctctctctcctcttctcctAGCTGACTCCTTCCTCTCCTCCGTTTCTCTGAGTGAAAACATCGTTGCCGTCTCCCGAGACCTCCCCGTGCGGGCCCTTGAGTCGCGGCTGGCCCTTCTTTGCGACTTTGCTCACTCGTCTCGTGACAGAGGCAGGCGGGCATCAGATACAAAGACGTGCAGTCGAACGGACGTAGCGCACCGAGGAAGACGGAGCTGCGTCTTCTAGTTTCGCGCTGACAAATTGAGAGACAGAAGAGCACGAAAATATCGTGCGATCAGTGACAGGTACTTGCGAGCGCATCGCTGATCTTTGATCGATCGGTGGTCCGCGATCGTTACGAGATGTTGGTGGAACAGCTCGTGGAATGGTTGTGGCTCCTGATGGGCGGCACCAGCCATCAGGTTTTCTGCACCCTCTTGGTGTTCGTCGGAGTCTTGCTGCTGGTGAAGATCGGCCTGTGGCTGAAGAGCAACGTCACTTTGCCACCCGGGCCGCTGGGCGTGCCGCTCCTTGGCTACTTACCCTTTATCAAGGACGACGCGCACTTGCACTTCACCAAGCTGGCCAAACGGTTCGGCAGCATCTTCAGCATGTACCTGGGCTCCGAACTGGTGGTCGTTCTCAGCGACTACCGTGTCATCCGTGACGCGTTCCGGCGCGAGGAGTTCAGCGGCAGGCCGAACACCGACTTCATGAACGTCATCGAGGGATACGGTGAGTGATTCCACACTTTATCTCGCGACTTCGGCGCGCGCGCTCCGTATCGTCGCCGCGGGTTAAAGCACTCCGAGCCGACTCGTCCGTCTTTCGCGCGACCTAACGTTTCATCGGCTTTATCGGAGCTCGTCGCTCTCACGTAGAGATTATTTTCAATGTTACTCGATACCGaagtattcttttttttcttctttttctgtcttgaaattCGCCGAGCGAAATTAAAGATAGCGAAATTGAGATACGAGGGAAACCTCGCGACCGGCTTCTCTTCCGcgatcatttatattttttaaatcgattgTTTTACGGTTAATTCGTGTTTCGATCACGATTGCGATTAAAAGTGCGTGAATAAAGCATCGGCGCGAAACGAGCTTCGACAGTTTTCAACTTGCCGAGATTTTTAACAACGCGATCATTGATGTTGCAGGCATCATAAATACTCAGGGTGCCTTGTGGAAGGACCAGAGGAAGTTCCTTCACGAGAAACTTAGAAGCTTCGGCATGACGCACCTCGGCACCGGCAAAAAAAGCATGAACACGAGAATAATGGtgagttaaatttaaattttgatcgCTCTTTTTTCAACTTGCAATATTTTGTacttaaatacaattaatataatccgtaaatatttttcgatcaaaaatttattgcgtaaactatatttttttcaagaatttaattaaaaagtttatttaaaattctgaaaTAAACGATCGCGATTCTCTTGTACAGCGCGAGGTCGAGATATTTCTTTGGGGACTGGTGAAGCGGAGGGGAAAGCCCACGAACATCTCGCCCAGCCTCGCCGTGTCGATCAGCAACGTCATCTGCTCGCTTACGATGAGCGTGCGCTTCCACAACGGTGATCTAAATTTTAAACGGTTCATGGATCTGATCGACGAGGGGTTCCGGCTCTTCGCGAGCCTGACGTCCGCGAATTACATAACGCTGTTCCGCCACTTGCCGTGGATCCACGGCACCCGGGACCGGATCGCGCGTAACCGCGGGGAAATGGCGCAGTTCTTCCAGAGCATCATCGACCACCACCGGGAGCACTACGACGAGGACAATATTCGCGACATCGTCGACGCCTATCTGTGCGAGATTAAGcagacggaaaaagaaaatccggACTACCAGATTTtcgaaggaaaaaataaaggtaaGAGCTTTAcctacaaatttttttttttttttttttttttttttttttgttactttcaaataaaaacgtccttttactttttccttactattttacgatttacgcgaaacatttttttgaacaatcggacattttttttccagatCGCCAGATGCAGCAGATTTTAGGCGATCTTTTCTCCGCCGGCATGGAAACGGTAAAGAATACTTTGGAATGGGCGGTGATTTTCATGCTGCACCATCCGGAAGCGGCGAAGGCGGTGCAGAACGAGCTGGACGAGGTCGTGGGACGGACCAGGATGCCCTCGCTAGAGGACCTGCCCTACCTCCCGCTCACAGAGGCAACGATCCAGGAGGTCCTGCGCAGGTCAAACATCGTACCGCTGGGAACGCCGCACGCCACTACACGGTAAATGTCCACGAGCGACCTTCGCTTCATTGTTCTTATTTTCTGGAGCactcttcttcctccttcgTCCCTTTCTCGTGCGCGCGGccctttccctttctctctacGCGAGCCGAGAGCGGGTTTCACAACGGGTCCTCGCCTTCCTCCTTAGCGGCTCTCTGACATATcggaccgcgcgcgcgatcgttttGGACGATTATATTCGGCAAGCAAAAGTGAAAGCAAAAGGTGCGTGGCCTCTCTGTCTGCTTTTTAGCTGGCCGGCCACTGAGGCGCCTTCGAGGTCGATGACACCGTTTCCCATACAAAGAACCTATTCGCGTCGGGGCAGGTGAATCGAATCCCGATACATTGGGAATACTCGTTAGGAATGATCGTGCATGAAAGCAGCGGCCGTCGTTAGAAACGGCGCGGGCGGCACGGTTTCACTTCTTCGCGAAGAACGCGGCCAGAAAGAGCGTGACGGGCGCACGTGCATGCGTGTAAAAAGCCAAGCCGGTGCCCGACTTCGCCGACGGATTAATATTCCGCGCGCTTGACGGCCGTTGAATAACGCGATTATCGAACATTAGCCACGGCAATTAAAATCTTGAGTGAGCTctttaatttgtttctttttgccaaaaaaatttattgataatcAGCCCAGAATATTTAAAGCTCCTCGCTATCTtcttcgaaaatatttttatcgatcgCTGCgagctggaaaaaaaaaattaaatcttagtGAAAACGTTGTTTAATTGATGTTGCAGGGACGTGAAGCTGAACGGCTATACTCTGCCGGCCGGCACGCACGTGATGCCGCTCGTGTACGCGGTGCACATGGACCCGGAGCTCTGGGAGGAACCGGAGGCCTTCCGGCCCGAGCGATTCCTCGCCAGCGACGGCAAGGTCCGCAAGCCCGAGTATTTCATGCCCTTCGGGGTCGGCAGACGCATGTGTCTGGGCGACCTGCTGGCGCGCATGGAGCTCTTCCTGTTCTTCAGCTCGCTGATGCACAAATTCGACCTGCTTCTGCCCGAGGGTGCTCCGCTGCCCAGCCTACGCGGTAACGTGGGCATCACGCAGTCGCCGAAGCCCTTCGAGGTCTGCTTCTCGCTGCGGTGTCTGGAGCCACCCGAGTACTGCCCGAGCAACGACGGCAATCCAAACGGGCCGCTACGTAACATCGGCAGTCACTAAACGTCCGGAAAGGACTCCAGAGCACGGGCACGGTACTTGTTCCTATTTGCCGCAGGAGAGACGAACAAAGAGAAGAGAATCCGCAAGCCGCGTGCTGACGCCATGGGGTCCATCCACGCTAACGCACGCGCGCACCAGCCAAGATGGAGACCCGTAAGATTGTCTAATTCTAAATGTTCATTGCCGAGGAACGGTCGGGGCGCGTCTTCGCGAGATCCGGGCGCTCGGAAGGAGATCTTTACGTCGTCCTAACCGAGAccgctttaaaaaatttgctacGTCGAAAAATTCACTTTGAgaattctttgaaaaattctctgGGAActgacatttttttatccgAGGCCGCACGACCGTTCTCCGGAATCTAAATTAGGTCTAGTGTGTAATTTCAAGCGAACTGGTTCCTTCGAGGAAGAAGGGACTAagtggttaaaaaaaatcaagagtggaagaattgaaagaaactaaaaataattttgctagCATAGAACCGCGTAATCTAGATGTAAGAAAAGTTCTCGAGCGTGTTCTATATACTCCGACGTCCACAATACTCAACGTGTCCGTTTAACTTTGGcaagattttattcaaataattttaaaccgGTAAAAAATtcgaagggaaagaaaaaaaagaaaaaaaaaaagagtacagTAAAATTCAGTAAAAATTTTCCGAATAATTACTTATTGCTGCCGCCGGGAACGATAGTTAAATAGGTTTAGGCTGCCGAGATTATTCATTTTTGTGAGAGCTAGTCCACCATCGATCGAAGGGAAGCGGAAGTCCTCCTCGGCTAGCTTAGAGTACAAAACGTTCACTTCGAGAAATATctctccctcctcctcctccttaaTCCTTCACGCCGATTTTTCAGTCGTCTACGAGTATTTATTGCTTCGCGAATGCCGCTTCGCGTTTATCCTCCCCCTGCTCCCCGCCTCGTATTTATTCGCGCTTAGTCCGGATCGACGAGATCGGCGGGATTCCGGCGGCGATCTCGCACCAGCGTGGTCGAGATTCGTCGCGTACGCCGACGGTGTTCCCGACACCTTCGCGCCTGACTGCGTCAACTTTACCAGGTTACGCGAGATTAAGGTAGAATCGTCCGGGCGATCGTTGATAACGACCTCGGATCGAGTCAAACACGAATCCCGAACTCGTCGCAGATCTCCGCGGACGAACGAGGAGAACGGTTCAGCATCTGATGCTCCTCTTTcgttaacaataataattaatcattgcTACTAAGGCAGAGTGAACGATAGCGAACGATaggaagagagagcgagagagagagagagcatgagagagaaagacagtaTACTTGCGTATATTATAATAAGCGTTTAAATAGTACCCTCGTATGTAAGTCCTAGGTGATCGTGCGTGAACGTTAGCGTGTGTTGCTGTatgagtaatttaatattcccaCATATAAAGCTGGTCGACGAATCATATGCCGTTTGACGAGAAAATGCGAGACTGCCCTTGCACCCGAGATGCTACCAATCTTCCTAGCGGCCGTTCTAGCGCCGGTCCGACGGTCGGCCCGCTGACGAATCGGCCGGGCCGGGCCAGGCCCGTGAGCGATTTTCGTGAAAGTCGCCGGTGTGAGATTCCGTTGCGACATCCGCCATTCGGCGACGACCGCGTGCGGCGGCCGTTCGGAAATGATAccgagggaaaaaagaaaaaaaaaaaaaaaagaagagagaaaaaagaaaggaaaagaattacGTATCGTTCGAGCCGATCGGCTCGGGTGCGAGCGCGGGCTGAGGCTGTGAATCCAAGAGACCAGGGATGTACGGTCGACGAATCattgtgacgtcgtgcagtccGATTTCCAAAGATATCCCAGGCTGTGCATCCTAAAAAGCGGCGGGCGAGGAGCCGCGCCGGTGACGCTTCGAAATCTCGATCCCGATCCCGAGATTAGGCGCCCGAATCCGAGCCGCGTACTTTACGTATCTTTTAAGCGTACTCGACGACTGACAGGTCACCCGCATTCCCGCGGGACCGACGCCGCGCGTTGCGAAGCTCCCTCCGCTCAAGTGTCCGCCAGGGCGTTTAATTAGTCTTATCATAGCATGCATGAATTACAGAATGCCGCATTGTGTTCACTCGTCGTCGACAGCGACACTTAACGATTTTTTGTCCTTCTTTTTCTatgaaataaagatattttacaattgaaaTTACCAGATATTAATATCTGGATTAATTAACCCATATCTCCTCGATCCTCGAAAAGACATTACCTAACGagaatctgttaaaaaaaaaaaaaaagaaaaaaagaataaaaaaagaaatcaatcaAAGAACATCCATTTCGTGGATAAGATCAACGCAgcgcaaatttaaaattatcattctctCATTTGAGCTTTGTAAATTGAAAGATAACAATGAATTTCGATTAGATGTGCCGAGATAAACGTGCATCGCCAATCGTAACGGTGATAGGCGTTTATCGGCCAGGGAATCGAATTCTTCATCGATCGTTTTCGCGCAAAGTTTCGTCTGGAAACTGCAATCTTAGGAACCGGATTCTTaagaatgaataaaaaaagcatCAGCTGCATGCGCACCGCCGGCCTTCGACTCTGATCTTTGAGATCGCGCTCATCCCTTCCTGTCGCCGCCCGATACTCGGAGGACTCGGGGCCTACGAAAGAAGACTGGGCCTAGCTTTCTCTTCCATTGGTCCGCTCGGCTCCGCGGTCGggataatgtttttttttaaattaatgtacagCTATTCGCACTTGGCCGcggctaaaaatagtcacgaaTAAATCTCCGACTACTTTGACCGggtagagaaagaaagataaaaaaaaaagaacacatCGCTTTGCTAGAAAACGTTTGTGACCCTCACAATAATTACAAATCCCGTTTAaacagtaaattaaaaaaatgaagttAATTCCGCctgctaaaaagaaaaacttccATCTGAAATTAATGACTCGCAGTTACGTCTAATCAGCGCGTAATTATCGGGGCcgttaattgcatttttctcTGTCGTATCGCAATCACGAAGACTCCGGGAGCTGGAAGGAAACTTTAAACAGTCGGTTGTTGCGGTATTCGATCACCGATCGCCCGTTGACGGTCCGGGCGAGTCTACAGCTCGCGAGATTCACGGCGCAGAGGAGCACGAGAGGCGTGCGCTTACATAAGAGAAACTCGTGCGTTCTGGGTTTCTAACGAAATATCGTCGGTGGCGGGCACATTACGCCGATCAGGTAAGGTTAATGACATGAGAGTCAAGTTGGCCCCAAACCGTGCGCGAGTTACGTAAGGTCAGCTCGGGCCGCACCGCCGGCGCGTCCCGGGGACGTTGCATTGATAATGGCGCATTTCCTGCAAATATGCTCGTGcacgcgagaaaaaagaaaaaaaaaaaagaaaaaaacaaaaaaaaagaaaaaagaaatgcgcgCCGGTGCAAGACCCAGGTGTGCAACCGCGACACGTGGCGCCTGCTGCCCCAGTAAGGGCCCTTTTACTCCGCGCCTTCGGCACGTAACTTCGCGGCCTTTTCTCGCCCGAGTAGTCGGTCGAGCGCCAACTGGCCTGCTGACAGCGAAGGCAGAAAGTCTGAAGAACCGTTGCTTCAAGGCTCGGCTCAATGAAGCAGGAAGAGGCGTTTTGTggcttattttcttttttctttcctgttttctttttattatcttttttttttattttcttttatttttttttttttaccgcccGGCATAAAGTTGAAAGTGTGTTAGAGCGAAGTCTCCTTTCGCGGCCCGCTTGGATTTCTTCATCTCTTTCCGATAGAAATTTGGGTGCCGCGCGGTCTAACGCGTGGAGAAGCCAGGCCGTTCGATCAGCGGTCCCTTCTTTCGCTTCGGTTCCGCGCGCGTTACGTAAAGTATAATTGCGTTCGCCAATTTCTAATGGGCTGCGACCGTCGTGTCTCGATTATTGCAACAATCGTAATTctcgtgtaattaatataaacctGTCGACGTATTCTTTAACAATGCCGTTcgctttatcgcgcgataaacaaTCCGTCTGAATTACGGGGACAAGTTCGGCGGGCGAAGTGAGATTAATCGGCTCTTCTGAAAACGAATTTCGCATCGGTTACGTAACTTCGTTACTCGCGATCGCCGGCGTCCGAAACTCGGTGAGTATGTTAACGCGGGAGGAGCAGGAAGAGGCCTTCGCGAATGCATTCATCATTCGGAGCCTCGACCTTTTCTCTTCGCTTCCGAGGCGCTTAGGGAAGACGGCGGTCTTACTAAGAGTGGTGCCCGCTTATCTCCGGCGGCGTTTTTGCGCGGGCGAGATCCTGCTAGAGGGAAACGGAGCCAATTTCGGCAGTAGGTGAACGGTGCGCCTATAGTTCATCCAAGGCCGCCACATTGTGAGATAAAAACGCGCGTTGCATAACGCTCCTGGAATTTCACGAATCCGACGCGGGAGAAAGAAgagcgggggagggagggggaggagggttTATGTAAAGTCATCTTTGGGCGCGCGTGATCGTATTTGACATTTTGGCGGCCCCGTGGACCGCGCGAAAATGCGCCGAAGTACGAGCGACGTGCGTGCGAATAAGTATCGCCGCCGTTTCCATAAAGCGCTTTAATAAAAACCATTTTTcttaccttttcttttttctttctttcctttttcttttcttttttttttttttaaatcggcGAACCAAGGCATTTTGTCGATGACGAAACTTCACTCTCGTGATTGCAATTCACGATCACGCTACAAACCGGACGCAAAACTGATATCTCGCCGGCGCTCGGTGCTGATCTTTCAGTATCTGCCTTGTAAGAAGCTGTACTTTGTTCCACGATTTCGACAATTTGACGGAAATGCAAGAAAACAAGATAGCATGAGTAATAGTAAGATATCTTCGGGACGCGCACAAATATTACGGAAGATAAGAAAAATCTGAGTTTCAGTGTTTTCTTGTTAACCgtgtgtcttttttttattcttcttttttaatctgctttttattttagtttttgttttttctttttcttattttatttgactaCTTGCAGTAATAACtctttattctaaaaaattttgataattaaatacgtgcactcgatgtaataatattaatcattattaaaGAAGTTATGACAGATTCTATTAAGCAATATCGTGTATTTTAATCTTTGCGATACAACTCGTTTAAGTCCCCGATCcttgaaaaagaaatccgGCAGAGTTGCTCAATGTTTAATAAAGATCGCTTATTAACGCACGAAAAGAGCgagcatacatacatattaatgCAACGCGATTCATTattgtcaaataaaatatatatttttaaagtccACAATTTAAGgtcattgttttaatttaatataataattaaaaaaaaagaaaaaaaaaagagaaaaagtaaaacgtatACTTCTAGAAAagcttacaaaaatattactttatttccgCGGCGTGAAAACCAGGCGGTGGGCTTTCGGGATCAGGGTGATGCCGCATTCGCCTTCAAGATCAAGATGAACGCCGGGCGGCGCGGAGATGACGAACGTGTGGAGGAACCTCGCCGCGAACAGGAACAATATCATCTTAGCCAGTTCGTCGCCGACGCACATACGCTTGCCTGCcatgtgaaaaaaattattcaacatcGCACGGAAACCGCGGCCCTTTCTTGTAGCTTACCTGCTTGATACGGCAAGAAGGCCTTCGGCTTGACGAGGCCGCCGTCCGGCCCGACGAATCTTTCCGGCTGAAACGAGAGCGGGTCACGCCAGTACGAAGGGTCCGTATGCATGGCCCATTGCAGCGGCACAACCATAGTGCCTTTCGGCACGTCGTAATCGCCTATTTGCGTGACCTATGTATTCGTCccgagttaaaaaaagaataaaattttcgaagCCACACGC includes the following:
- the Cyp18a1 gene encoding cytochrome P450 18a1; this translates as MLVEQLVEWLWLLMGGTSHQVFCTLLVFVGVLLLVKIGLWLKSNVTLPPGPLGVPLLGYLPFIKDDAHLHFTKLAKRFGSIFSMYLGSELVVVLSDYRVIRDAFRREEFSGRPNTDFMNVIEGYGIINTQGALWKDQRKFLHEKLRSFGMTHLGTGKKSMNTRIMREVEIFLWGLVKRRGKPTNISPSLAVSISNVICSLTMSVRFHNGDLNFKRFMDLIDEGFRLFASLTSANYITLFRHLPWIHGTRDRIARNRGEMAQFFQSIIDHHREHYDEDNIRDIVDAYLCEIKQTEKENPDYQIFEGKNKDRQMQQILGDLFSAGMETVKNTLEWAVIFMLHHPEAAKAVQNELDEVVGRTRMPSLEDLPYLPLTEATIQEVLRRSNIVPLGTPHATTRDVKLNGYTLPAGTHVMPLVYAVHMDPELWEEPEAFRPERFLASDGKVRKPEYFMPFGVGRRMCLGDLLARMELFLFFSSLMHKFDLLLPEGAPLPSLRGNVGITQSPKPFEVCFSLRCLEPPEYCPSNDGNPNGPLRNIGSH